The Candidatus Omnitrophota bacterium genome contains the following window.
CGCACACCCCGCATGACGTGCATCCCTTACGCACCCGGAACTCCGAATCCATCGTGGGCGTTTTGGGGCAAAAGAGCTTCCAGGTAAGGCTCGAGAGAAAAGACAGGCTCTTCTCCACGCGGGCCTCTTTCCCGGTAGCGACCATACCCGCTATCTCTTCTACCTTCTTATCCGACCTGGACAGTATACCGTCCAGGTCCTTATCGCCTTTTCTCGACCGGAACGGCAGGTAGTTCTCCGGCATCCTCACGGTGAAGCCTGCCGAAAGACGTATCCCGCGTTCCGCCAGGAGGTCCGAGACTATCCTGAGCGTCCCGGCGGCCATACCCCCGTGGTCGCATACGGCGAATACATACGCGCCTTCTTTCAACGTAAGTTTTTTGATGAGGTCACGCACAATAAGCGGCGGGGCGAGCATATATACCGGGAATATTATACCTACCCTATCGGCATCAGGCGACACAAGCCCTTCTTCTCTTATCACATCCGGGATAAAGACCATCTCGGCGCCACCCAGGAGACCCGCGAGTTTCCGGGTTATGGAGAGGGTGTTCCCCGTACCCGTGAAATAATAAAGTATCGTCCTCATTTCTTCCCCTTGCCCTTCGGGTCGGTTTTTTTCCTGCTCTTCTTCTTTTTGAAGACCGGCTTATCCCCTATCATGAACACTACATTCCATTTCTTCTTGAACTCGTCCCACTTCTCCTTGCGCCTCTCATACCTCGCCATCCCTTCCTTGGTAGACTTCATCTGTTCAAGGTCGGACCCCCGCTTAGGTATGGAGAACTTGCGTTTCAGCGTCATGAACTCTTTCCTGAACGCGGACTCCCGCATAAGTCTTTCTTCTGCATGGCTCATAATATCCCCTCCTTAAGGATATAATTATACCACAAATAAAAACCCCGCAGGCGCTTTAAGCCTGCGGGGTTAAACACAGGGACGAACGCTAAATTCCCGCCTCGCATCCCTTACGGTCCCTGTGGGGATGGCCCTATATCATCCGAACGCCTGTTTCAGCGTATCCAGCCCCCATGATCGGAGCTTTCCCGCGTCAGGCACCGGTTCATAGTCCCCGCTGTCATACCCGATAAGCTGGGCAATAGGCTTCCTGAACTTCTTCGCGAGCCTTACTTCCTTAAGAACGCCCGGCGTCCTATGCGTGAACGGCCCGACCATTACGATCACCCCGTCGGATTCCTTTATCCGGTTCTCGACCCGGCTTTCCCAGTCCTTTTCCGATCCATTCTCCTTAATGGACGCGTCTATCACCTCACATGGTGAATTCGGGAGTCTTGTCTGTTTAAGCACGAACTCTTTAAGCCTTTTATCATGGTCGGGATCAAAACTCACGAATACTCTCTTTTTCACC
Protein-coding sequences here:
- a CDS encoding EFR1 family ferrodoxin (N-terminal region resembles flavodoxins. C-terminal ferrodoxin region binds two 4Fe-4S clusters.) gives rise to the protein MRTILYYFTGTGNTLSITRKLAGLLGGAEMVFIPDVIREEGLVSPDADRVGIIFPVYMLAPPLIVRDLIKKLTLKEGAYVFAVCDHGGMAAGTLRIVSDLLAERGIRLSAGFTVRMPENYLPFRSRKGDKDLDGILSRSDKKVEEIAGMVATGKEARVEKSLSFLSSLTWKLFCPKTPTMDSEFRVRKGCTSCGVCEKVCPAGDIVMKDGRPEWQGRCYQCYACINWCPEGVIEAGKGTEGKGRYHHPGVKLEDVIRK
- a CDS encoding TIR domain-containing protein, with the protein product MVKKRVFVSFDPDHDKRLKEFVLKQTRLPNSPCEVIDASIKENGSEKDWESRVENRIKESDGVIVMVGPFTHRTPGVLKEVRLAKKFRKPIAQLIGYDSGDYEPVPDAGKLRSWGLDTLKQAFG